The proteins below come from a single Mytilus edulis chromosome 5, xbMytEdul2.2, whole genome shotgun sequence genomic window:
- the LOC139523923 gene encoding protein-L-histidine N-pros-methyltransferase-like: protein MNLSIYLGCVFIELLTAVNIRMSQAADQIPGIGHIRSPLLRSVYNKMREDEKQKNNPHDDWYTVDLSKVPEEICAKFLQFNQDEETSQFLNQCYEKSDWLFTQLGHSICKSVLGWFMSSTSINGLLKRGSMFVFSKDQLRQMLHVAPDRKGNRLLDLGAGDGMVTDIMAEFYNVVDSTEMSPTMVWRLKEKGFNVIPVDTWDNGAVTYDLIGCLNLLDRCDKPMRILQSIHRLLTPTGRAIVAVVLPFEPYVEFNSSDHKPIESLLIKGKTFEEQAASFITDVFQPLGFFVEHFTRLPYLCEGDLNQSFFVLNDAVFVLKLKDKG from the exons ATGAACTTATCCATTTATCTGGGATGTGTATTCATAGAACTGTTGACAGCAGTTAATATCAGGATGAGCCAAGCAGCTGATCAAATCCCCGGAATTGGTCATATTCGCAGTCCATTGCTACGTTCAGTTTACAATAAAATGAGAGAGGatgaaaaacaaaagaataatcCCCATGATGAC tgGTATACAGTTGACCTGTCCAAAGTTCCAGAAGAGATTTGTGCAAAGTTTTTACAGTTTAACCAGGATGAAGAAACAAGCCAGTTCCTAAACCAATGTTATGAAAAATCTGATTGGTTATTTACTCAGCTAGGTCATTCCATCTGTAAATCTGTACTTGGTTGGTTTATGTCAAGCACCTCGATTAATGG aTTATTAAAAAGAGGATCAATGTTTGTATTTTCCAAAGATCAGCTTAGACAGATGTTACATGTAGCACCAGACAGGAAAGGAAATAGGTTACTAGATCTTG GTGCTGGTGACGGAATGGTTACAGATATAATGGCAGAATTTTACAATGTAGTTGATTCTACAGAGATGTCACCTACAATGGTTTGGAGACTGAAAGAGAAAGGGTTTAA TGTGATTCCAGTTGACACATGGGACAATGGTGCTGTAACTTATGATCTGATTGGTTGTTTAAATCTGCTGGACAGATGTGATAAGCCAATGAGAATTCTTCAGTCAATACACAGATTACTTACTCCAACAGGAAGAGCTATTGTGGCTGTTGTGCTGCCTTTTGAACCTTATGTTGAATTTA ATTCCTCAGATCATAAACCTATAGAAAGTCTATTAATCAAAGGAAAGACATTTGAAGAACAGGCTGCTAGTTTTATAACAGATGTGTTCCAACCATTAGGATTTTTTGTAGAACATTTTACAAGACTGCCTTATTTATGTGAAGGAGacttaaatcagtcattttttGTCTTAAATGATGCAGTTTTTGTGTTAAAACTGAAGGACAAGggttaa